Below is a genomic region from Kryptolebias marmoratus isolate JLee-2015 linkage group LG12, ASM164957v2, whole genome shotgun sequence.
GCCAAACACAAACTTGTCATGAATCGGAGCTTTTCTAATAACTTCTCGCCAAACTCGCTTTTGGCTTTGCGGCTCTGTAAACATAAGCTGTAATTTGCAGAAGAAACAGCCGTCAGTCAGACTTCAAGGCGTGCGTGAACGGAGAAGAAGCTGCAGCGTAAGTGACTGCCGTCCACAGGGAGCCGGAGTCACATTAGGAGGAGACAAGAGCAGCAGACAGCAAATTAACTAAAAACCATCATCCTGGATTAGGCGCCGGAGTCACGGGCTCGAGGAGCATCCGTGCGCAAACTATAAACAAAGACCCGCCGAGGTTGTGACTCCGAGAGGACGGAGATTACAACACAGGCCCTCTCCTCACATACGGAGCCTGAGGATGGAAAGGACGACCAAAACCAAAATtaatctgtttcattttttctaTCAGCAGCAGCGGAAGGAGCACCATTTAACACAATTTAGGGGTAAATTAACCTCCTCTCTGCAGACGGTTCCTTCTGCAAGATGAGATGGAGCTTTTgaagtggaaaatatttgatgtggGAATCACTTGTGGAAGAAGAAACGATataggaggaaaaaacaaaaccaacctgATGAATTCTGCCTAATGAaggatatttttttccccctgaatgCTCTGAGTCGTTTTCTCTGTGAAGCCTCTGACTGATTATCTGCTCAGTGCtataaaaagcaacattttctttctcttttttttctttttttttttaatcactcagACATGCCGTATCATGAGAGCTACAGGTGAAGAGAAGAACAATAATTATCGCGTACAGCGACACCTCCAGCTGATAATTTGTCTTTGGGAAATTGGCTCAGTAGAGCTGTAAGAAGCGTATTACTTGAACTGATCAGGGCAAACACCAGACAACGAACGTGTTGTTCTTAAGGCTGACAGGTGAAAGGACCCGAGTGACGGTCGCATATATTAGATAATAATACTGTCAAAAAAAGCGTGTAATGGGTTGCGGTGGAAATCTGGTCTGTTGTCCAGcacggactagccgttagctcgtcaatgtGGCCCAGAATTTaaccatttctccaaagtgaggtcaGTCAAGGCGTCATCTAcgacaggtaggatattaactgttcatgaCCTTTGCACAGAATCCCACTTGAACAGATCTGAAGTACCCCTTTAATGTTGATACCAACAGAAGATGGTATCAACCTATCTAAAAAATACAGACCTGCTAAGTTTTTTGGTTGAAATCAAATTCCTGATCAGCATATATTTCATCAGCTGTGTGAGCATAAATTCAGCTGTTCTTCTGACAAAACCTCCCGAGACAGGCTCGGCATGAGCGAAAGGCTCACAGCGCAGACACGAGATCTGCTCACGTTCAGTTTTTGAGCTCTCAGCTCCTCAACTATGTGCTTTAGACGCCAAAAAGCCATTCATGAATCCACGCAATTAAAAGCAGAAGATACGTCTCGTCCTCAGTCTTACGCTAATAACTGCGACCATGCTGAAAACATCCAAGAGTAATCCtctgaaaagctgctctgtCGAAACATGAAGTGCTTCAAACTGGATTTTTGCCACGCGACGGTGATAAAACAAGcccatttaaataaataaatcgccTCGTTGCAGAACACTAGCGTACCTGTTAGGACGGGAACCGCTTTATAGTAACTCGGCAGccgtttcagtcaaaccttgtaaagcGTGATCCATGTGTCACAACAGGACATTTTGTGAGATGTGTAAGTGCTCAGCGCATACGTTGGGGACgactttcagctgctgccgcaccgtgttttagctcagtatctgtaaaagtcactgagttttaggcatttttgtgtcggctgaGGTCAATCAGccgcggcagccatcttgaatctggtcgactcttaaagttaatcagttgcaggaCGTGAATTCGGTGAatattctgagagttttattaagatCCGTTCACAGGtccatgagctattttgctccAGGAaggctgcagacaaacaaacccatgcacacactcaaacaGGCGCACCAACGTAACAATCCTACGATTGCTGCGAGAGTAAGCCTTCGACGTGAAGCTGAGAAACCGAAATAATTGaataaaagttgcaaagaaTGGCCAGAAGAGCGTGGTCCAGAACTTTCCCATTTCTTTTCATCAATTTATAATGTGGAGCTATCGACCGCGGCGGCTTTAAGACTTACTTTGCTATAGCGAGAAATGCCAGCTCCACGTTGACTCCCGTCTTGGCGCTGGTCTCCATGAACGGCACGCCGTACTCCTGAGAGGGAAAAACAAGCAACTATTAGAGGAGCTGGGAGAGGCTGGCGTTGGAGCCGCCTGGAAGACGTCCTGCCCTACCTTGGCCAGCTTCTCTCCGTCCTCCGTCTTCACCACTCTCTCTGCGGCCATGTCCGACTGCAAGGGAGAGAAAAGGACAAGAGGTCAGGGGTCGCAGCCGCCCGCTGCATCAGACCGAAGATGCTGTGTGACATCGGAGCCCCTCCACCCGAGTCCTCCCTGAACCACCAGAGGGAGCCTTCAGATAAATAAAGACTGactgatttggatttttttttgttgttgttgtttttgttttttttcccctctacaGCACCAGAAGCAGTTCACAGAACTGAACGCTGCGAGCAGGTTGTCAAGGGTTAACGGCGAGGCGAGCCGCAGTTCGGGACGATTGTCTGCCTCTTAGGCTTTTGCATATCTGCCCGAGTGAGATAAGGGCGACGATGAAATTGTGCTTAAGAAACAAGTTATCCTCCCCATCTTTTTACgcaacacacacaaaggaagCTTTCCTCACCTTGTTGCCGAGCAACATGATGACCACATCCTTCTGGGCGTACTCGTGTATCTCAGTCAGCCAAGCCTAGAAGAAgtgcagaggaaaaaagaagagatcAGTGtgtaactaaaacaaacacttttcttCTCCGGGGGCTGCTATCAATCATGGCGGCGCTCTTATCCTCGAGCgccttttattgcttttcattACTGGAACCGGGGAAGCGTGTAGCCAAGTGGACGACAGCACGAAGCCATTTGTGGAGGACGAGAGCTCTGCAGGTGAAGAGACAGAAGGAGGCAGGCAGCCGGAGGCCGTCTTACCCTGATGTTGTCAAATGACGGCTTGCTGGTGATATCGTAGAGGAGGAGCAACGCTGCGAAAAGCAAAGAGAGGAGCTTGGTTTTTCACGGcggttcacacacacaaaacacgcCGATTCTTCGCTGCACACGGGCGCAAAAAAACGGGAAAAAGGTTACCCTGAGCATCTCTGTAGTAGGCATGCGTTACGCTGCGAAACCTCTCCTGGCCGGCCGTGTCCCAGATCTGCGGAAGAAAACCGGAAGAATCACCCACCGGTCCCGGAAAACGGCAACATGAGGCGCTAATCGCCTGCGTCGGTGGAAACGCACAGGGCgataatgttgttgtttgtgtccgtctgttagcaaaatatctcatgaaccactggatgaattttaatgaatgtTGCGGAGAGTAATCATcagatgttcatctacagctgattcacttttggattcaatctaattcaagatggatgccatagccaactgaccttggaaaacacaaaagtagataaaactcagtcagttttgtagctacggagctaaaatttggtgtgtttgaaGCTGAGACCAATCTCTAACATATATTCTGAGCCTTAATGGATCGCATTGATagctttgattaaaatgttgtcaATAACTAGTTGGAGTcaaacctgtctgtctgttagcaaaacagctcatgaaccactgggcagattttagggaaactttcagaaaataatcattgggtgtaccacactgactgattaacctttggagccaaccctgttcaagatggctgccacagctaactgattttagaaaacacagaaatggctataactccatcagttttgcagatattcagctaaaaattggtgtggtggtcactgagagtcattcccaacatatactctaagCATGAGATTCTAATGTAGATGCTGTAGACTTTCTGAGAgtatcattaaaatcagtccataggttcatgagatattttgctaacagacacacacagacaatgatttgtctGATCCCAAAAGTGACTGTAGGAATAAATCTGTGGGAAAAACTGGGAtaatttttgtcctttttggaCAAAACGTGACCGCTTTTATTTGGAAGTCCTTTTGCTCGTTTGGAGCAAATTAAAGGAGACCAATTGATCAGTCGGCCGATTCATTACCACGATTTATCTTCCACTTTTAAAGAGAATCAGCAGCAGCCAGGCCTGAGCACGCCGAGtcgattaaaaaataaataaataaaaaaagcaggcACATGAGTGGGCAGCTCAGAGTTGTTCCACTTGACCTTTTCCTCGGGGTCTTTCAGGGCAGAGGGAGCTTTTCCCATCATATCTgccagagggaaaaaaactcatttcttaTCTTTCTCCACTCTATATTTAACCGGTTAGACAGAAAACGGTATTTTTAGAGAGAAAACATGGATAACGGTATTTACAGTCAGGCTGAGTACAAATCCACACCAGGCCCTTctgattaaattattaaagtctGACGCCGTTAGCTTTGCTGCTGGTTTCGGCTCATTCCTCTCATTTTGACGAGAGAGTAGGAACGCTCTGCAGCAGAGTCGCTTTCATCATCAGAggcagagaaattaaaaaaaaaaacgattccAGCTTCACAGGAGCAACAAGTCGTTTGAACACGAGGCTGAAACATGAACGGCTAAATCTGGTAAATCAAACAAATcggcttcaaaaaaaaaatcataaaattataaaaacaacaaattatcgCCTACTAtcatgtgtgttcatttgtctgcctgttagcaaaatatcttgcatACAAGTGGACGGATTGTAaggaaactcagaaggatttaaGCTTTTAAcggattcaagatggacgcTGCAGCTAATCCGGCTAGGTCAGTTTTCGAGACTCTGATCTCGGGTTTGGCATGGCAGCATCACACTCCAAGGGGTCAAATATACTCTATGAAGCGTTGAAGGGATACAAGGGCGAACAGATGATTTGGCAGCAATACGtcttcctttaagaaatgctcatttcatttaaaaggtaataaaaatgctttttgttctttagctaaaagaactaaaacaataaatgttttttgttttttttctcgttcAGGAAGACATAAAgcttaatattttactttaagtgTCATAAAACTTTCAGTCCTTGtctctcacctttttttttttactgtttctatTCGAGGGACGGTgccaatcctttttttttgtaaccgACGACCATATTTTCCCACGTGAAAAGCTCGTGCGAGAGAAAGAGCAGCTGATGATTTACCGAGGCGGGCGGAGGGATCTAATTTTACCACCTCCCACTCAGTGTTGAATGAACAGGTTATGATGACAGACATGTTTTCTGCCTCTgttgtacattaaaaaaataaaatattaataaaaccatcagattttgatttaaagaatAGAAGCGACGACCTGAGGTGGAAAAGGCGGCGCTCTCACCTGCAGCTTGACTTTCAGGTTGTCCACGTCCACCACTTTATTCTGCGGAGACAAGGAGGACAGCGAGAGGACGGTGAGAGGACGGTCCGCCGTATGCTTTCAGCGTGAAACAAATGACGAACgtgaactaaaaacaaaacaaaacaaaaaaaggacagcGGCTCGCAGCGAGTGGCAGAAGAAACAAGGGAACTAAAAGTGGCTCTGAATGCTGGCGGAGAAAGTAATTTGCACCACCCACACAATAACAAGGTCCTGGGATTAGACTTCATTACGGCGGAGTGAGAAAGACGGCTGGCAGCACAACAACGGACTCCCCCGTTCACTTCCTGCGGGCCTGCCCTTTGCGTTTTTGTGGACCGAAGGCAGCTAAAGATAACGCCTTCTTAATACAAAACGCGCTCCTCTTTCGAGTGTGAGATCGAACATGAAAGATGTCACCTTGAGCTTCAGCTTTGACAGTGCTGCCTCCTGCGGTTATACTGATATACTGATAGGAAATCCGGAAACGTGGGTACGCACTCGgcgtaaacaaagcactcggccATGGCTGGCGTAGGGGATCAGACAGGCGCAGcaacatgaaatataaaaagcaaaTCTGCTGCTAAGTAAACAGAAAGAACGAGCGATCCTGAAGCAGATGTGCTGATATGCAATTCAGAACTGCGGGTAGgcgctcagtgtaaacaaagctaCTTTATCCGCacactttactcaacaaatccgAGTAAAAACATGTACAAATACATCAGAGTTGTCGAACTAATCGATCCCAAACATCTTGAATTGTCTGCTCCACTGTTGACCTTttgtttcagtcacttcggctgtttctgtaggtaaacaaacacgctgtagctgacagcagcagttttttaatttaaggacacattaaccatcaagaGAAGAACAACAATTGAGCAGATTTTGTttaggttctttttttaaaaccggTCTTTGTGACTTCGCAGCGAGTGGCTTGAAGGGGAGGGAATATGTTGTTAAAATATTGTGTTTCAGCAACAAACCAGGTCAGCGATGCGTTTCGGCCTCGCAAAATAGAAAACCacatcagagagagagagaaattcaACACCTGAGAAGGAGGAAgtgaaactaaaaaagaaatagagaAAAAGAGAACACCACTTCCTTGATGGAGAGATGAGCTGCAGGTCATGACGAGCAGCCTCTGCTTTTTGCTGcgaacaaacacaaagcagggGAACAGAGCACACCTctgccttgtgtgtgtgtgtgtgtgtgtgaggaaaaaaaaacaacaaaaacctggcAGCTCGAACTGCCACCTGCTGAAATCTCTGTATTGGCAGAACGAGCGTGGCTCAACCCTTGCATTAGTTGCCATGGGTTTCCATTTtgtgcccccctcccctcccctccaatTATGACGTGAGCGCAGGCCGCACGCTGAGTAACCGCTACAAGGAAGCGCGCCGAAAATAGAGCCAACATGTACAAGCTGCCTCAACAGCCTGCCCGCCTGCCTAACCGCGCAGGGAGGACATCCTCAGCATATTGACTCGACTGTTTATCTGCTTCACAGCCCCCCcatccacccccaccccactccCTTCTCATTAACAAACAGGGAGACAAAGAGATCCCTGCTTGGCAGACGGTTTTCTGAATGAATCCCTTGGATTCATTGTGAATTTTCTTTGAAGCGACGCCTGTGTGAGCAGGAGTCGCGATTTTCTCGTTCGGCGGGCGTTCCGGGCGAACCTGTTGCTCCTGCAGGAGGCAGAGTGTGGCTCTGGAGGAGAAGCAAGCCACGCTTGGACCATTTGCCTCTTAAACGCCGCACTCTCCCCCCTCATCCCCACTCCCTTGTGCACGACTTGCTGTCGCTCCGAGTGCTTTTTCTCTTCTATGAGAGGACGATGCTGGGAACGCGGCAGCAGCCGCCGTGTGGGTCTGTGCGACTGCGAGCTCGTCTGACGGCCCCGGTTGAGTCCTCCGGGGGCCGAGCAGAGCCGAGCCGCAGCCAATCCTTCCAGGGTGGTggcagagagggaggggagggggagggggaggacgTGGGCAGGCGTCTGCTCCTAGCGGTGGCTCGCGAACCCGAGAGGATTCGTACGATTGGCGCGACCGTCACAGAGCAGTGAGGCGTCACCGGGTGATAATTGGGGCCCTCCATGTCACTCCCCGccactggttgttgttgttgtgctgcgGAGGCCGTTTATCGAATGCGACGACACACTTCCTCATGAGACaaacacgaacacacacagcaCAATAATTCCAGGGGACAGCATCACTGAGGCTTTGTTTGCTTTCTGGGCGGCATCGCTCTCACCCTAAAGTCGATCCCAACCGTGGCTATGAAGTTGCCTCCCAGGAACGCGCCGTCTTTGAAGCGCACCAAGACGCAGGTCTTTCCCACCGCCGAATCGCCAAGGAGCATCACCTGCAGAGGAAGAGACAACAGcagagacaagaaaaacaaacaaacaaacaaacaacaggttATTGAGCTTCGAAGCTGGGAATTAGAAGCATGAAGCTGCATAAATCAGAAAGCAGATTGGTGGGCTCGTGCGTGCAGGAGAAGGATCTGAGACGACTGCAAGCAACTCTTTGTCATTTCATTCTCGTGGTTTTCAGAGCATGCATCTTTTTCCTGATCAGTGTAATCACATCAGCAGGGGGGGGGGTGCAAACTGTGCAACTGTTCCGGCTGCATTCGGTTAAGACGCGACGGTGTCGGTGGAGTTGTGGAGCAGAaaaccaaagacaaaatgaaCTTCTCCACTTGGCTTAGAGCAATTAGGAGCCGAGACgcttcagcagcagaagcagcaacaAGTACAAACACATCTGgatcaggaaaaaacaaaaataaaaagacagaaagaagctCTGCAGGACAATGAGATGAGGCAGCAAACAGCTGGTAGTTCATGCTTCTCAGTTCCTCATGCATGTTGTTGCAGCGTTTCCACCCagttccacacacacacacatgcgaaAAGACGGAAATACACACCTTGAAGGCAATATCATAATACTCGTTAATGGAGGCGCATctctccaacacatattttgacgTGCCGTTTTTAGCCTGCTTGTCCGTCAGCGATGGCTTTCGTGTGGACATGGCAAGAACAGGAGGACAGAGTCGGAGAGACTTCCtcccctacacacacacgcgcgcgcgcacacacacctcCTGCGCTCCGAATAAACACACAGTTTATGTCCGAGATGCGTCCAGGAGGAGAGGCGGGCAGGCAGGCAGGAAGGCGCGCGCGCGGTCAGTCCCGGGCTATCATGGTGCCGCGCCTGGCCGCCGAGCGATCAAccggcagaaaaaaaaaaagaaaaaggccacGACACGCAAgggtggaagaggaggaggaaaaataaaaaacttgggCGACAAtgaggtgctgctgctgctcctgcggCGGCGCGTCTACGTCCGGCAGTCAGGGAGGCAGAAATGACGAACAGGCGGAAACATTTCTGCGCTTCTGCGGCGCGGCGCGGCGCGTCCTGGCGTGGGCAGATAATTAACTGAGCTGGGCTGCTGGGTGGCAGGAGGACGGCTCTGGATGGATCAAACACCActccgtgtctgtgtgtttaccCACACCTCCACCCCCACCAAAAAAGGGGGTCAAACATCTGTCACAGGTGGTGCAGGGGTCAGAGAGTTTCCTGTGTCAAAGCCATGAACAGTCAGcatctcacctgttgcagatggaTCTCTGAAGGGCAGAGGTTTCAAATGACACCTCGGTTACTGTCAGTCCTGAACACGTGAGCCGCTGCGCCTCCCAAATCGGATCTATTAGAAGACAGGACCTCTTCCCGTCCGGCTCGTCCCTCTACGCAAACGAGGCCCCTTTGTGATGATGTCCTAAAAGTCATCATCCAATAAGAGTTGAATTAAAGCTTTTGAATACAGGCTGATCGAGATGGGTGGGGTGCAAACAGGGAAGCTGTTTCCACTCATTCAACTTTCACTTTTAgtccaaaaaatgaaaaaaaaaaaaggtaaaacccTGCAAACTGATGCTATTAGATATACGCTGCATCAATAAGAAATGAACATCAAAGCTcctgaatacatttttactgcACATCCGGGTTCCTCTATTTGGTAAGTTGTTGCTGTTTCATATCAAAAGAtcccagaaaaagaaaaacatatataaaatgcattttaagcATGTTAGCCAGCGCTCCTCCTGTGACGCGTTACGCCGTTAAGGCCCATTAAACCGGTATCATGACAATGCATGCGAGCCCTCGGCTACACAGGTTAGCTGTTATTTGTGGTTGCAAACAACAcccaaaagataaacaaactgtgtcataAAGTGAATGTATTTCACCGTAAAGCGATTGTgattcattctttttttgttctttaattattCCTCTTCACAACAGGCAAATGAGCGATTACCCCTCCCACGCTTTTCTCTTCTATACAAATCTAAAATGGTTTCACAAAGACTCAGTTTCCTTAAAGAAAGCCTCTGAATGACTCTGGCCATTGCAGTGTTTGTCTCCCCCTAGTGGTCAGACCAGCACGCTGCCGGTCTGCACTTCCTTCAGTGCTCCTGATGAGCAGAGATCATTTCTGTTATATAAGTGACATGTAAGCCCTCCTTCATGTGCAGGAGCCCGTCACCCCTCTTCAGCTGCAGGCGAGCGTCTCTGAGCATgagcaaaatgacaaaaaaaataaaagaaataaactgcatGTGTGGGGGAGTCATTTTAGCTCAGCCATCGTCGCAGATGGACTTTTCATTTGGTAGCTTGCACAGTAGCCAAACCTGCCAATCACAACTGCATTTACTCCCAAATGCTTTTAGAGCTCCTTCAACATTTGCATTAATCATGACAACGATCCTGTGTGGTTAGACGAGTTTATGAATGATTCCTACcagtaaaaacatttccacGAGAACAGTGTTTTGGAGAGAACAAGAAGGCgacaaacaaatattaaatgtgAAACGTTTCTGGCCAACAGAGGGGCGCTCTTGACGCAAAACTGGACGAGTTTTTCGCGTCGTGTGCTTTGATGATCAAAAATGACACTCCAAAAGAAGCTGTTTATTCTTTCCGGGGTCGTCTCTTACACTTGACTTTAAACCCAGTCGGATTAAACACATCAAAGTGTCTCTTTTCACACACACCCCACCACACAGCACAGGATTTTTCCACCTTGGATCCCTCACACGAGCATGAGCACTTACTGTATGCAAACCTATGCTAATGTACGAATGGCAAAGGCAATTTCATAGTTGCCCGCTGATTCCTCCCCTCCCTCATTGGTGACGGTGTTGGCTAAGAGCCGACGTTATTAGTGTCACGGTGGAGGAATCTTTCAGTAAACAAATCCCACATCTCTCCTGCTTGCCTAATTTTGTCACACAGACACCCCACCGCCACCAGCTCCACCCCTTGCCCATCACCTAAACTTGTCACAAAGCATAAAAATCACTCCCCTGTAAAACAGCTTCATTACGCGCATCCAGCAGCCCGCCGCTGTGACATTCATTAGCTGCGGTCTCTCCCCAGTAATTAAATCTCAGTGCTGCCTTCACTGACCAGAATAATTTCCCCTTAACAAACTGCTAAGGATTATAATGAATGCAgtgagaaaaccaaaaaaaacccaaaaaacaaaacaacatcccACACAGGAGAACGCCACAGATtcctgctgacacacacacagagagaaagagagagtcCAGCTCTCCCCGGCGCCCGGACTGAGAGGATCTGCTCTGCTGTCGTGTCACGACTCGAGTACAAACAGCCCAGCGGAGTGACATGTCCTTCTCACTCGGATGAAGTCAGAAGAACATCacagggaggagaaggagcgcAGATGGAGGGAACACGCAGCTGACAGGCGTCCTGTTAGTTTTGGGGGCTTTTAACAGTGGATTAGAACAGGATTTTCTCTCATCAACACAGGGTCAACATTGGACACACTTGTTCAAATGTATCAATCCACGCTTCCGATATTTGGCTGAAGGCCCCTCAGCAAGTTAAAAACTCGACTCCACTCTTTTTACAGCCGTCGGCGAGCTTCTGGCATCAAACTGGCGACATATTTGACCTCTCCTCTTGGCAGAGTCGATTTAAATTGGCTGGTTTCCTGGCGTGCGTCCAGCTTTTAAACACAGCTCACAAACTTTCAACAGAGCTGAGTTTGAGGCTTCGGGGAGGCCAATTCAGTTTTATCCAGTCAGAAACAATTCACTTTATACCGaatttatttagttatattGTGCCAATTTACAAGAAAAGCCATTCCATGGCTCGTATAAAATAAAGGTTCTAATTATAAATCCAGCTATCCATCCAGAGCAGCACATTAGGAAAGGAACAGAGTGAGAACATGAGGTCAAAATGTCCTTCAGCAGTCTGAGCTAAGGAAACCCAAGCCGACCCTGACTATAGGATTAATCAAGTCTTAAaggcagacagggtgtcagcctcaccgacagaaacaggaagttggttccacaacaGAGGAGCCTGAAACTGAAAGCTCCGCCTCCCGTTCTGTTTTTGGAACCTCTAGGGACTataagtaaacctgcagtctgagagcaaagtactctgttaggaaaatgttctgatgtgtgtttgggatcactgccatgttagttttaatcttttagctGTCGACTTGAGTTGaagtaccacagcatgatgctaccaccccCATGCTTGACAATTGGTACAGAGCTCTCAAGTCTGAGAGCCTCACTTTGGCTCTGTGGCACTATAGCTCAATCTTTGACCCGTCTGACCTTCGAATAGTCCTGCAGAAGGAATTTGGCTCATGTGGACGGTCCGTCAGTCAGATTCCTGTCCGGCTGAAAAGCGTTGCTTAGGAGCAGGAGCTTCAGTCTTCGTCTGCGTCCTCTGAGTCCGAGTTGTTCTGAATATTGGTCAGTCCAATGAGTGCCGTCAAACAATTCCCTTTTCTGCTGGCAAAGACAAACTACCAGCTGCAATCAATCATGAAACAGAACTCAAATAAGTCATTCTGATTCCGATTCCCATGATGAGTGTATGGAAACGCCTGACGGCAGAGAAGTCTGAGTGAGCGGAGGCAAACTCAGAGGGTGGGGGACAACTCGCTGCGAAGACGGTGGCCCCC
It encodes:
- the zgc:112183 gene encoding ras-related protein Rab-37; its protein translation is MSTRKPSLTDKQAKNGTSKYVLERCASINEYYDIAFKVMLLGDSAVGKTCVLVRFKDGAFLGGNFIATVGIDFRNKVVDVDNLKVKLQIWDTAGQERFRSVTHAYYRDAQALLLLYDITSKPSFDNIRAWLTEIHEYAQKDVVIMLLGNKSDMAAERVVKTEDGEKLAKEYGVPFMETSAKTGVNVELAFLAIAKELKHRATQQPNEPKFKIHDYIESQKHKSGCCSLG